The Glycine soja cultivar W05 chromosome 19, ASM419377v2, whole genome shotgun sequence genomic sequence CAGGATCAAAGCAGGGGTTTGAAGAGGTCCTGGCCGAGATTGGAATGCTCTCATAGCTCTGCCACCACCATCTCGTTCCTCTTATCGGGTACTGCGACAAAAACAAGGGGATGATCATGGTCTACAATTTCATGACACATGGCAACCTCCGCAACCATCTCCACAAGTACAACACTAACAAACCCCCTTTATCATGGAAGCTACGCTTGCAAATTTGTATTGGCATGGTGCACAGGCTGCATTATCTTCACAAATTAGTTGTAACTGCACAATCATCCACGATGAAGTGAAAACCACCAACATCTTGTTGGATGAGGACTGGGTGGCCAAGGTTATGGGCTTTCCAGAATTGGACCCACGGGCACGTCCAGGGCCTACGTGAACACCAATGCTATTAGGGGTGTGCAAAAATTAGTTCAGTAAAAAAACTGAATCGAATTGGTTTTGAACTGTTTTAACCAATTCGGTTTTACATTCAAATAGTCAAATTGATTTAGAAACTGGTTCAAAACTGAACTGATTTTAAAAAACTGGTTCTGAACTGAACTAGTTTTTAACCAATTTTAAACTAGTTCTAAGAGCCAAACCAGTTTCgaactaatttttcaaataaacaaatatttaaatgaaaaccAGTTTGGTTAATCAGTTTTGTAGAAATAATTCGGTTaactaaattgattttataaaatagtgcactcattttttcttgaattagttagagaaaaaaaaaaaaccaattcaGTTTAGGTTCAGTTACAATCCGATTCAACCCAAACCAGTTTTTTTGCACACTCCCAACTACTCTGAAGGGGAGCTTTGGGTATATAGACCCAGAGTATTACAAACGGAAGCATTTGACGGAGAAGTTTGACATGTACTCTTTCGGGGTAGTGTTGTTTGAGGTCCTGTGTGCTCGTTTGGCTCTGATTTGCACCACAGAGTCGAATCAGGAGTCTCTTGCTTATTGGGTCAGATACTGTTACCAAAATGGAACCATAGAGCATATTGTTGCCCCCGAGTGCTTCAAGATGTTTTGCGAGATTGGGATGATGAGTTGTTTGTCTGGGACAGAGAGGTCGTCCATGAATGACATTGTTCGGATGCTGCAATTTGCGTTACCGATATTTAGTAGCCAAGACTTCTTTCTCCGAGATTATAGACCCAAGGCTGTGTTTGGGGAATCAAATTAACCTAATACTCTGGAAATGCTGGCAAAACCATTACATTTGAAGACCTACTACTAGCTAGATGCTCAATTTTTGTGTCTATTTTTACAATGTACAGGAATCAAGTTGCTTCTATCATTTTTTGTAAGCCATAAATTTCAACATTCTTGTTACCAGCCAATATTTTACGTGttcaatttttataacattttcttGTCCAATAACTTTATTGTAGCTTTCTTGCAAAACACTCAATAGTTTTTCCACATaatgtcattattattattattattattgcatcTTAATTTCTCATGCTCTTCAATGTTATTTATTAGACATTGGTAGCAGGTGCTTTTTTAATTAGGGATGAAGACTCCATGCAGTTCCAttcttgttattgttatttaatgtaaagaatttcaaattttcaatacatAATTTGGAACTGCACACTATGAAGCACCATTCTTAATTActgaaaaatacaaataattttatgaggAGTCACATGTTGCATGAAATCTGGTCATAATCTGACAAAACAAAGTATCTTCCTCTTGAAATTTCCTAAAATTTTCGCTTACACGTTTGAACATATTCTATAACCTGGTAACATTTTTAGTTCTGAATCAAACATAATCTGGTAACACTGTGGCTGCTTATAATAgtatttgaatgattttatatttataccaGAACCAGAAAGCCTGGGATAAAGGCAAGCAATTACggtttaaaaactaataaacatTTCCAGAAGCTTGTTGTGCTTGTCGCTATGCTTTCTATGCTGAGCAAGCTTTTGCAGTAGATCCATGCTGAAAAatggaagaataaaaaattaattattaagccGTTATTAGTTTACTAACTTAGTGTTTTCAGAAAGGAAGAGTGAGAAATTCATTACCACACACGCATGGACATCATTACAACCACACAAGAGCTTCCCATTGAGAGTGTCCACAGCTTGAAACGAACCTCCTCCTTCACTCCTCTGCAGAATATTCCCCAAATTATGATATCAGCATTAAAGAGTCCAATGTTTAAGCTTTACAACAAAAgttggaaggaaaaaaagaaaaaaatatggccAATTAAGTTGTACCTTGTAATAATCAACAGCAACAAAATTAGCCCACCTGTTGCCGGCAGCACGGTGACAGGTTTGTAGCATTTCAATGAGACCTCCAGAGTTATCTTCACATGAGATTGGCTTCAGAGGAATAGTGCGAAAATAGTTTACCAACACCAAGGACTTGCTCTTGTCGTCAAGAGGAGAAGATTCTTTTCTATTTGGACAGCTTCCTTCTTTGAGTGCTTTCCTTCCTTTATCCCCAACTGCAGAATTCAGATcaccaaaatgaaaaattaacaaaggaaaaaagaataaatatttgtgttgAAGAATAAAAGAGCTTTAATGGTTGGTGCTTTCTTACACTGATTTTCAACCATGTAATTCCACTGGTATGCAATGCCTTCACTTTTTTCCTTAGAACTGACTGAAGTGAACAGTAGCAATCTTTGATTTTTAGCAACCATATCGCTCACTAGAGGCCAATCTCCTCCATTTTTAGGCATTCTAGTCACAGGAAACCAAAACTTCACCAAACCAGCATCAGTGAAAACTTTTGTCAATCCTTTTGGTGCTTCAACATAATCTTCCAATATGAGTGTGACAATTTCTTTCGGGTTGGAGGATAGAAAAGCTGCAATTTCCTTCAGTGTATCTATGGCTGGTTCCTACTTGTTGATTACAAAGTTAGGGTTATGTAGAGGTATCATTAGTCATAATTGTTGTTAGAGAAACAAGTTGGGAAAAGCGTAGGCAGgcccaaggttttaaaaaatgatctgTGACTGTGATTTGCACCACAATATCAAGGTTTTTTTAACTATTCTTGACCGCAACATGACAACAATTTTGACCACATCGACTGCATTTGTCTGCGATTTGCCGCGATATCAACAAAAGCGACAAAACCGCAATGCGACCACAACcaatatttaaaaccttgcaTAGGCCTAAAGGAAATGGAAGCAGGAAGATGATTTTTACATACAAAAGCTGTGAAGTCATGACAGTGGCCTCGAAATGAATGGCATAACCACACATCTCCATCAAAATCATATGTATCTAGCATTAGTCCCCGAACTCCATTCTACAAATGGAACATTGATGGAAGAAAATAGTGACCTTAAACATCCCTTATAAGTTATAGGAAACAGAACATAATAAAAGTTAACAGAAGCTAAGGTTTGTAGTAATGAATGGCATACTTTTAGCTGCTGTGTTACACTGTCTTCTTGATTACTGAGGGTAGCTCGACGCACTCCTGTGTGAGATGGTTCTCCATTGATGGCAAAAGCATTGTGTGTTGTCAAAAATGCATACTTGTTGAATGGCAGAGAGTCATTctacgcaaaaaaaaaaaaaaaaaaaagaccaatTAACAACAGATTAAGATGAAAGACCCCTAAACTTATTCCCCCAATCCACCCTTTTTCCCTCTAAAACAGAATGTGCATATATCATACTATAGGTATCTCAAAAAAACGCAACGCCTACAAAGTTGATCACAATTTTTTCCAAAGCAGACGTTGATATTCAGATCATGTAAAATGATGGAAGTAGTTTCCAACCACTCTAAATTTTGTCACTTGATGATGGCATTGTTAAAAGGTTTGACACATATGAATTGGGTGGGTTGTTATCATCTATGCAAGTGTTGTGACAGTTTCTTGTGAAATAAGGCAAAGAGTACTAAAGAGAAATGGGAATCTTACTATGAGCTTGAATTGATCTGTGATGGAAGATCTCACACACCTAGAGCCTGAAAAGCCATGTGGGCACGAGAAACAATAGAGTCCGGCTCCACAATCACCGTTAGACGAGCATTCATCGTCAAGCTGATCAAAGATTCGAAAACAATAagatcaaaacagaaaaaacatatttacgGCATGGTTCAAAGCGGTAGGGTAGGGTATGGTATACAAACCTTGCATTTTCCATTAGAACATGCAGCATCAATAGAATAACACAACGGAAGAATAATAACCAATAGCAAGCACCGCAGAAAATCCATTTGTGCTTGTACAATGACTTAAGTTGGATTAGTGGAGTGTCTAAAGAGTAACACAAGAAGAGGTCTAATTTGTGCTAGAAATTGTGTATCACAAGAAGATTAAATAACTTGGAGTTCTCAATTCTCATATATATTGGCCAGTTTTAATGTTGGAATATACCAATAGATCTGAAGGGGAAGCGGTTATCTTGtattaatagttatatataCTTTACTAACTATAGTCTGAAAGGTTTCCAACTTATCGCTTCAACGCAGTGACGTTTTGGATTTTTATTAATGTggaggacaaaaaataaaagacatttTGGTAAATATAGAGCACAACGTGCTCTAGGTTTTGACAATATTTATTGTGGTGTTTATCAACCGTTGTACATTAATGCtggtataattaatttaatggaCAAGTATAATACAagggaagaataaaaaatataattttttacctGTATATCTATGTTAAAAACAGAAAcccattaaatttaaatttgtaattatgttatataatttgactatatattatatttaataaatataacatttaatgTTATTGAATAGTCAATTTTTATATACGATATAATAATTGACTATTTATCATATATCAAATacaattaacatatataaataatattattaaatactacgtttactaaatataatatatatttattaaacttaTGACTTTTCATATAAATCTATGCATATTAAAAGTCTACTAGTActgttaaaataagtaattattacaaaacTCTTACTCTTATCTCAGTATGCACAATGTGAAAATTATCAACATCACACATCCTTGACTACGTTCCCAAACCATAGTTGTTAAAATTAGACCTCATGGACGAATCATATTGATTCGACCGGAAACTATGTTTTGGTATATCTGGTTAGGTCAAATCAAAGATGCAATTAATTCACTCTCACTCTGATCCATTTGAATTTGGTCCAAATAAGTTATTCATATTGAATTAACTTGATTTGATccaattagatatttttataataatttttaaatcatattaaattattaataactaatttttaaattacatataatataatctaataatattattttgattttcataacaatatataataactaaatattattattttaattatgatatagtgtaattcttattttttttatacaaatttttgtACCTATAGTTATCTGGCCACTTTTATACTTaattgtgaaaaataataagaattttttcagtaatttaatcataatacttcacaaaataaattataatatcaaataattatataatatttatagtttatttgtgacagtaattttaattttaaaatatgaattataaatttaatcatattatatatatatatatatatatatatatgatcaattTAATAAGTGATCTACCGATTAATTATCAATCACTAATCAAGTATCTTGACTTCGATGAGTGATCGATTTTTGCAACACTGCTCCAAACGGCAAATTTCCCCATCTGGGgttcttttacaaaatatttcccCAGATGaggtctttttaaaaaaatttg encodes the following:
- the LOC114399930 gene encoding PI-PLC X domain-containing protein At5g67130-like isoform X1 translates to MDFLRCLLLVIILPLCYSIDAACSNGKCKLDDECSSNGDCGAGLYCFSCPHGFSGSRCVRSSITDQFKLINDSLPFNKYAFLTTHNAFAINGEPSHTGVRRATLSNQEDSVTQQLKNGVRGLMLDTYDFDGDVWLCHSFRGHCHDFTAFEPAIDTLKEIAAFLSSNPKEIVTLILEDYVEAPKGLTKVFTDAGLVKFWFPVTRMPKNGGDWPLVSDMVAKNQRLLLFTSVSSKEKSEGIAYQWNYMVENQFGDKGRKALKEGSCPNRKESSPLDDKSKSLVLVNYFRTIPLKPISCEDNSGGLIEMLQTCHRAAGNRGVKEEVRFKLWTLSMGSSCVVVMMSMRVCMDLLQKLAQHRKHSDKHNKLLEMFISF
- the LOC114399930 gene encoding PI-PLC X domain-containing protein At5g67130-like isoform X2, with protein sequence MDFLRCLLLVIILPLCYSIDAACSNGKCKLDDECSSNGDCGAGLYCFSCPHGFSGSRCVRSSITDQFKLINDSLPFNKYAFLTTHNAFAINGEPSHTGVRRATLSNQEDSVTQQLKNGVRGLMLDTYDFDGDVWLCHSFRGHCHDFTAFEPAIDTLKEIAAFLSSNPKEIVTLILEDYVEAPKGLTKVFTDAGLVKFWFPVTRMPKNGGDWPLVSDMVAKNQRLLLFTSVSSKEKSEGIAYQWNYMVENQFGDKGRKALKEGSCPNRKESSPLDDKSKSLVLVNYFRTIPLKPISCEDNSGGLIEMLQTCHRAAGNRWANFVAVDYYKRSEGGGSFQAVDTLNGKLLCGCNDVHACVHGSTAKACSA